A stretch of the Polyangiaceae bacterium genome encodes the following:
- a CDS encoding DEAD/DEAH box helicase family protein, translated as MLAHDAGVFVAPPGIGKTVIGTYLVAKRACSTLILVHRRPLLEQWLAQLALFLGVERKAIGVIAGAKRTPTGWLDVAMIQSLVRKDSVADLVAGYGQVIVDECHHLPAVQFERVLREVKARYVVGLTATPQRRDGYHPITEMQIGPVRFKVDAKAQAAARPFEHRLIVRDTGFRAPGHDEKVGIQYLYATLAHDEARNAVDAKQLFEVTSAAARKCDVLGQILGARDHPRCQRRREAHALLLVEFWILKGGETLDLVQEWRGHTVLCDEQPLGEHRGDTRRHRPRDAAHARTPGRRAHPGRRDLLFGVCRLGAANTNDRPAACRVNCDPVDGGGIDPLDGRKDGPLLVVGIRFQVFVEKHGVPLLARPVLERQSDEISESAAGHGVLARKEPVVRLHAELVTRHHRFCDQVAAHFPRRRRRNRLREKEPDVCAVSGSRSLNERRQPDPASGRHERADVLLPGALVEIDREEPAGLVREHRIDAHHVLAAQVPEHGGVIDRAERLVRAVAALATGLQCAQPGLPFVRARGRVARLARLLADEPGWIEIAAAPKELPKQRDLLGRRSRRGGHRRAWHRPDDVRLCETGQVVT; from the coding sequence TTGCTCGCGCACGACGCTGGCGTCTTCGTCGCTCCGCCGGGCATCGGAAAGACAGTGATCGGGACGTACCTCGTCGCGAAGCGTGCATGCAGCACCTTGATCCTCGTTCACCGTCGACCGCTGCTCGAGCAATGGCTAGCACAGCTCGCGTTGTTCCTAGGGGTCGAGCGGAAGGCGATCGGGGTGATCGCAGGAGCGAAGCGCACTCCAACCGGCTGGCTGGACGTCGCAATGATCCAGAGCCTCGTGCGGAAAGACTCTGTCGCGGACCTCGTCGCGGGCTACGGGCAGGTTATCGTCGACGAGTGCCATCACCTCCCCGCGGTGCAGTTCGAGCGCGTCCTCCGCGAGGTGAAGGCACGGTATGTCGTGGGGCTCACAGCGACGCCGCAGCGCCGCGACGGCTATCACCCGATTACCGAGATGCAGATCGGCCCCGTGCGCTTCAAAGTCGACGCGAAGGCCCAGGCGGCGGCGCGGCCGTTCGAGCATCGACTGATCGTGCGCGATACGGGCTTCCGGGCTCCGGGTCACGACGAGAAGGTTGGGATCCAGTATCTGTACGCCACACTCGCGCACGACGAGGCGCGGAACGCCGTGGACGCGAAGCAGCTCTTCGAGGTCACTTCTGCAGCCGCGCGGAAGTGCGACGTGCTTGGACAGATCCTCGGCGCACGAGATCACCCTCGGTGTCAGCGCCGTCGAGAGGCGCATGCTTTGCTTCTTGTAGAATTCTGGATTCTGAAAGGCGGCGAGACGCTTGACCTGGTTCAAGAGTGGCGAGGGCACACCGTGCTTTGCGATGAACAGCCGCTGGGAGAGCACCGCGGAGACACGCGCCGGCATCGGCCCCGGGATGCGGCGCACGCGCGGACTCCCGGAAGGCGGGCGCATCCAGGGCGCCGTGACCTCCTCTTCGGCGTCTGCCGACTCGGCGCTGCGAACACCAACGATCGTCCCGCTGCGTGTCGCGTCAATTGCGACCCGGTCGATGGCGGCGGCATCGACCCGCTGGACGGCCGCAAGGACGGACCACTGCTGGTCGTCGGGATACGCTTTCAGGTTTTCGTCGAGAAACACGGAGTTCCCTTGCTGGCGAGGCCCGTGTTGGAGCGGCAGAGCGACGAGATTTCCGAATCCGCCGCGGGGCATGGTGTCCTGGCTCGGAAAGAGCCGGTCGTACGACTCCATGCTGAGCTCGTGACGCGACACCATCGTTTCTGTGATCAAGTGGCAGCCCACTTTCCTCGCCGTCGCCGCCGAAACCGGCTCCGAGAAAAAGAACCAGACGTGTGCGCCGTTTCCGGATCGCGATCGCTCAATGAGCGCCGGCAGCCCGATCCCGCGAGCGGTCGCCACGAACGCGCGGACGTCCTCCTGCCAGGTGCTCTTGTCGAAATCGACCGCGAGGAACCAGCAGGTCTCGTCCGGGAGCATCGGATAGACGCCCATCACGTGCTGGCCGCGCAGGTGCCCGAGCACGGCGGCGTCATCGACCGGGCGGAACGCTTGGTTCGCGCAGTCGCTGCACTTGCCACCGGTCTTCAGTGCGCACAGCCCGGGCTCCCATTTGTTCGAGCACGCGGGCGCGTAGCCCGCCTTGCCCGTCTTCTTGCTGACGAACCGGGTTGGATAGAGATCGCTGCGGCCCCGAAAGAGCTGCCGAAACAACGTGACCTTCTCGGCAGGCGATCGCGGCGCGGTGGCCATCGACGGGCTTGGCACCGCCCGGACGACGTCCGGCTCTGCGAGACTGGCCAGGTCGTCACGTAG
- a CDS encoding PIN domain-containing protein encodes MIYVLDTNIAAAALNLHPAVTSRLAQLVPSDVGFSLIVVGELLYGARKSQRVAENLARVEALRARFPVLPISDAVMERYAVVRAGLGKLGRPKGDFDLLIAATAVEHSAVLVTNDAGLKDGTIDGLTVEDWLA; translated from the coding sequence GTGATCTACGTCCTCGACACCAACATCGCGGCCGCCGCGCTGAATCTGCATCCGGCCGTAACATCACGACTCGCGCAGCTCGTGCCGAGCGACGTCGGGTTTTCGCTGATCGTGGTCGGTGAGCTCCTCTACGGCGCCCGGAAGTCGCAGAGGGTCGCAGAGAACCTCGCGAGGGTAGAAGCGCTGCGAGCGCGGTTCCCGGTTCTGCCGATAAGTGACGCCGTGATGGAGCGTTACGCGGTTGTTCGGGCAGGTTTGGGCAAACTTGGCCGCCCCAAGGGGGACTTCGACCTGCTAATCGCCGCGACCGCCGTCGAACACTCCGCGGTACTGGTCACCAATGATGCCGGTCTCAAGGACGGCACTATCGACGGCCTCACTGTCGAGGACTGGCTCGCGTAG
- a CDS encoding DUF433 domain-containing protein — MTFAERIVRDPAICHGQPTINGTRVLLRAILGYLAHGETTETILRDFPALTPEDVRAVIAFAASSAAEDLPSPPPVPSWLRSA, encoded by the coding sequence ATGACCTTCGCGGAGCGAATCGTCCGCGACCCGGCAATCTGCCACGGCCAACCGACGATCAACGGCACGCGAGTATTGCTGCGCGCGATCCTCGGCTACCTGGCCCACGGCGAAACGACCGAGACCATCTTGCGTGACTTCCCCGCGCTCACGCCCGAGGACGTTCGCGCTGTGATTGCTTTTGCGGCTTCTTCGGCAGCGGAGGATCTCCCTTCCCCACCGCCCGTGCCGAGCTGGCTACGCAGCGCGTGA